A genomic region of Dunckerocampus dactyliophorus isolate RoL2022-P2 chromosome 8, RoL_Ddac_1.1, whole genome shotgun sequence contains the following coding sequences:
- the pacsin1b gene encoding protein kinase C and casein kinase substrate in neurons protein 1, translating into MSGAYDESASLEESTDSFWEVGNYKRSVKRIDDGHRLCNDLMNCIQERAKIEKAYAQQLTEWSKRWRQLVDKGPQYGTVERAWISLMTEAEKVSELHQDVKNSLMSEDFEKVKNWQKDSYHKQMMGGFKETKEAEDGFKKAQKPWAKKLKELEAAKKSYHVSCKEERLASTREANGKGEATVTADQLKKLHEKVDKCKVDSQKAKDKYEKALDELNKCTPAYMENMEQVFDQCQQFEEKRLSFLREVLLDIKRHLNLTENQSYTSVYRELEHTITSASPQEDLQWFSNNHGPGMHMNWPQFEEYNPDLAHSITKKEKSKKGSDSIMLTNVTTVVDRAQAADQGSVSSYEKNQAYTASNEWSDEDQTAPNSASDTNGGGNPFDEEMANGVRVRALYDYEGQEQDELSFKAGDELTKLEDEDEQGWCKGRLDNGQLGLYPANYVEPI; encoded by the exons ATGTCTGGTGCCTACGACGAGTCGGCCAGCCTGGAGGAGAGCACAGACAGTTTCTGGGAG GTCGGAAACTACAAGCGTTCAGTGAAGCGGATCGACGATGGTCACAGACTCTGCAATGACCTCATGAACTGCATCCAGGAGCGAGCTAAAATTGAGAAAGCCTACGCACAGCAGCTGACCGAGTGGTCCAAGAGATGGAGACAGCTGGTAGACAAAG GTCCTCAGTATGGGACAGTGGAACGCGCTTGGATATCACTGATGACGGAGGCGGAGAAGGTGAGCGAGCTTCACCAGGACGTGAAGAACAGCCTGATGAGCGAGGACTTTGAGAAGGTGAAGAATTGGCAGAAAGACTCGTACCACAAGCAGATGATGGGAGGCTTCAAGGAAACCAAAGAGGCAGAGGACGGCTTCAAGAAGGCCCAGAAGCCCTGGGCTaaaaaattgaaggag CTGGAGGCGGCCAAGAAATCGTACCACGTCTCCTGCAAAGAGGAGAGGTTGGCCTCCACCAGGGAGGCCAACGGCAAGGGTGAAGCCACTGTAACTGCCGACCAGCTGAAGAAACTCCATGAGAAAGTGGATAAGTGCAAAGTCGATTCACAGAAG GCCAAGGACAAGTACGAGAAAGCTCTGGATGAGCTGAATAAGTGCACGCCTGCGTACATGGAGAACATGGAACAAGTCTTTGACCAGTGTCAGCAGTTTGAGGAGAAGAGGCTGAGCTTCCTCAGGGAGGTGCTGCTGGACATCAAACGCCACCTCAACCTCACAGAGAACCAAAG CTACACGTCAGTGTACCGGGAACTCGAACACACCATCACGTCAGCCAGCCCTCAGGAAGACCTGCAGTGGTTCAGCAACAACCATGGCCCCGGCATGCACATGAACTGGCCGCAGTTTGAG GAGTACAACCCAGACCTTGCCCATAGCATCACAAAGAAGGAAAAGTCAAAGAAAGGCAGTGATAGCATCATGCTGACCAATGTCACCACAGTGGTGGACCGTGCTCAAGCTGCAGATCAGGGCAG TGTGAGCAGCTACGAGAAGAACCAAGCGTACACGGCCTCCAACGAGTGGTCGGACGAGGACCAGACGGCACCCAACTCAGCCAGCGACACCAACGGTGGCGGCAACCCCTTTGACGAAGAGATGGCCAATGGCGTGAGAGTGCGGGCGCTGTACGATTACGAGGGCCAGGAGCAGGATGAGCTCAGCTTCAAAGCAG GCGACGAGCTGACAAAGCTGGAGGACGAGGATGAGCAGGGCTGGTGCAAAGGTCGCCTCGACAACGGCCAGCTGGGTCTCTACCCGGCCAATTACGTGGAGCCTATCTAG